Part of the Streptomyces sp. NBC_01353 genome, AACTGGAAGGTGTCCCGCCGCTGCCTGCGTGACCCCCTGCGCGGGGCCCGGGACTACGCGTCCGGTTCGCTCGGTTCCGCCGCGTCGTCCTGGGCCTGGGCGCGGCGGCCGACCACGGCGGCCGCGGCCAGGGCGCTGGCGAGGAAGGCGGTGGCGACGACCCAGGGCCGGTCGACGACGTGACCGGTGGCGTGGTCGAGGGAGTAGCGGCCGGCGCCGGTGATGCCGATGGCGGCCGCGGTGAATCCGAGGAAGGCCGGGTACTCGAAGCCGCCGGACTGGGCGAAGAAGCCCGCGGGCAGATGCACGGCGACCGCGCCCGCCATGGCTCCGGCCGCGGCGGCGCCGGCCGCCGGAGTGGCCAGGCCCAGGGCGAGCAGTGCGCCGCCGCCGGCCTCACCGAGGCCCGCGGCGATCGCGCTCTCACGGGGCGGCGAGAAGCCCATGGCCGCCATCCCCTGTGCGGTGCCCTCGATGCCACCGCCGCCGAACCAGCCGAAGAGCTTCTGGGTTCCGTGTGCGGCGAGGACGGCGCCGGTCCCCACCCGGAGTACGAGAAGCCCGAGGTCGCGTCGGTTCAGGGTGGTCATCAGGGTCTCCCGGGGCAGCCGAAGGTCGGTCACCTTCCACTCTCGCCTCCGAGCGGGCCGAGCCCCCGGTGTTGTTGCTCCACTCGGGTGATGTCCCGCCCGGCCGGGGCCCTCGGCGCATGCGCTACATTTTGCCGGTCCTTGACCGCGATCATTCACGATCCTTTCCTCCTCGGAGCCGGCAACCCATGAGCGACATCGTCAACGGCCTCGGTCGGGCCACCGCCTACGGCGCACTCGGCGTGGTGCTGCTGATCCTCGGCATCGTCCTGGTGGACCTGCTGACGCCGGGGAAGCTCGGCCGACAGATCTGGGAGGAGCGGAACCGCAACGCCGCGACACTGCTCAGCTCCGCCCTGCTCGGCGTAGGCGGGATCGTCTTCACGTCGATCTGGACGACGTACGACGATTTCGGCAAGGGCCTCGCCTCCACGGCCGCGTTCGGTCTGCTGGGGCTGGCGATGATGGCCGTGGCCTTCCTGGTCGTGGACCTGGTCACGCCGGGGAAGCTGGGCGCCACCCTCGTCGACCCCCAGCCGCATCCGGCGGTCTGGGTGACGGCCTCCTGCAACATCGCCGTCTCCGCGATCGTGTCCGCGTCCATCGCCTGAGCCTTCAACGCCCCATCGGCTCGACCTCCAGGAACCGCCTGCGGCGTGGCCCCCGGTACAGCAGCGCCTCCCAGCCGAGTCGCTCCAGGACGGGCACGCAGGCGGTGAGCGCGGCCTCCTCCTCCTGCGCGGCCCCGCCGCCGGGCGGGCCCACCCACTCGACGACGGCGGTTCCGGGCCGTTCACCGGCCGTGACCCGGTAGCCGGTCGCCACCCGGGCGCCCGCGTCGTCCACCGCCGAGGCCGCCGTCCTCGCCGCCTCCAGGGCGAGGGCCACGGCCCGGACCGGCTGTCTCAGCTCCCACTCCGCGGGCACCCCCGGCGGGTCACCGCCCTGCCGGTTGGTCATCCGCCTGATCTGAAGCAGCCCGTCGAAAGCAGCCCGCACCTCCCGTGACCGCTGCTCTCCTTCTGCCTCCTCCAGGGGCGGCCCGTCCCCCGTGGCCGCCTCGAACGTCCCCCGGTTCGTCGTCATGTCCGAACGGTAGGACCCACCACTGACAACCGCCCATGTGCCCGCCGTCCAGGGCTCACCGCTGGCTGCGGCCGCTCGTGACCGCGTAGTACTGGAGGTCCTGCTTGTCGATCGGGCGGCGTACCGGGTAGCGGGTCGTGACCGTCGTCGTGGTCTTTCCGGCGCGCACGGCGGTGGCCGAACTGTGGCCGGTGCGTAGGGGCAGGAGGTGGGCGTGGACTCCGGGGGGTGCCTGGTAGGCGCTGTCGGTGGTGCCGGTCGTCGTGCGTACCTGGGCGGGTGCCGTGAGGAAGGAGACGACCTCAACGGTGTCCCGGGGCGTTGCCGTGCCCCTACGGGGCTCTATCAGCCGGGGCTGGCGTGCGGTGGGTGGGGTGGCGTCGACGAACTGGACGCGTGAGGTCAGATAGAGGGTGTCGCGGACGATCTTCGGCCAGGCGCCGGTCTTGAAGCGGGTCAGGTAGTAGGACGTGAGGTCCAGGTAGGCGTAGCCGTTGTGCAGCGAGGGCGCGAAGTGGGTGCCCTCGGAGTAGTCGTTCCAGGTGGTGAGCTGGACCCAGTCGGCGCCGGAGTCGATGGCGGCTCCCCAACTCGCGCGCAGCGTCTCGGTGTTGCCCGCCTCGTCGTACACGCCCTGGTTGGGGCGCGCGTCCTGCACGGAGACGGGTTGCATCCAGATCTTGCCCAGCCGCCGGGCGCGGTCGGCGGCGGCGCCCGCTCCGTCCTGCCGGTTGGCGCTGCGGGCGCCCCACTCGGAGAAGCCGTGGCTGATGGCCGCGTACCGCTCGTGTTCCGGGGTGAAGTCCAGGAAGAGGGGGACGAGTGCGGTGCGGATGCCGTGCCGGGACTCCAGCTCGCGCATCATCGACCGCCACCAGTCGGGGTCCTTCTCCTCGGCCTTGAAGGGGGAGACGACGAGCCGGCCGTCCGGCAGGCGGTGCGCCGACGGGTGGCGGGCCAGCCGGGCGAGCGTGTCGGCGAGTGAGGCGGGGGTGGTGCTCAGCGAGGTCATGTCGGGCATGAGCTGGATCCGAAAGCCGGGGTCCTCCTCGCGGGCGGCCCGCAACAGCAGTTCAGCGCGGTCCCGGTTGCGTCCGCTCTCGGAAAGCAGGTCGAGGGTGAAGCCGTCGAGCCCGGCATCGCGTGCGGTACGGATCTCCTGGCGCAGATGGGCCAGTCCCCAGTTCCCGGCCTCGGGCGCGGCGGGCAGCGGACGGTCGCGCAGCAGCCCTCCGTACGCCCGGTGCTTGCCCTTCTCGCCGTTCGGGGTCAGATAGTTGCGGCTGTAGTAGTCGCGGTCCGCCGGCTCGTTGTCCAGGGAGAGCGGGTACGGGGTGAAGTAGTGAGCGAAGACGAGCTTGCCCGAGCGGCGCAGTTCGCGGGGCGGGGGCAGGTCGAAGGGGAGGGCGGTGCTGTACGCCGCCGGGGGCGTCGAGGCCGGCTCGGCGGGGGCGTCGTCGCGGAGTGCTCCGGCCGTTCCGATGCCGGCCCAGGCGCCGAGGAGCAGCACGCCCAGAGCGAGTCCCGGGAGCAGCCGACGGTGGCCCGGTGCCCGATGGGGCCGGGCTGAGGGCTTGTCCGCCATGGGCGTCCTTAGGGTCGGTCGGAGCTGCTGCCGCGGGCGCGCGGGCTGGCTGTAGTACAACCGATCGCGGGCTGCGGAACAACCACCGTCGGGTGCGTGCCGAACGGACCGCGGCAGTCCGTCGCGTACCGCTTCCGGCATGGTCGTTGGAGTGACCGGCGGCTTAAGACGTCAGCGATTCGTTCCGCATCGCGGGCCGCGCCGCGTCGGATTGCTTGTGTTCGAGAGGGGTGATCGACGGACAACCCACCGGCACGGGACGCATTCTCGCGCCCTGTCGGGGGCTTCCTGGCGGTGTGGTTTCGGACACAACCGGGGCCTCCTCTCCCGCCGTTGCCTCCTGCCAGTTCCGCGAACTCCGACACGTTCCCGCCCGTGCGCCGCATGGCCTCACGTGCGTCAACTCCCTTCGCACAGCCGTATCATGCGAGCGGCCGTGTCCACACCGGCCCCGATGTCACGAGATGAATGAGCCGTCACCTTCTGAGGTCGTTCGTGTGAACACCAGCGGACGTGCGGGTCTTTGTCGTACTGTTCCGGGCGTTGCGACACTTGTTCATCGATCAGGGGGTCGAAGAGCGGGGTGACGCACGTCGAAACGTGCCTGGGGGGTACATGTGGCATGCCCGCACAACTGAGACCGACAACTCTGCTGGGAACAAAGCCGGTTCCGTGGCGACACCGCCGCACCCGCGTGCCAAGGCCCGCTGGTACCCGGTCGTCGCGCTGACGGTCGACATCCTCGGCGTGGGGCTGCCCACAGCGCTGATCATGGGCGTCGAGCGTCAGCCGTACGCCTACCTCAGTGCCCTGGTCGCCGCCCTGTGCTGGGTCGCGGTCCGCGCGCTCCGAAGACGGTACGCGCGTCGGGAACTCGGCGAGTCGCGGGGCAGTCTGCCCGTTCTGCACGACTGGCTGATCCTCCTCGGGGTACTCGCCGTGCTGCGTGCCGCCGCCGATCTGCACCATCCGGCGCTGCTCTGTCTCGCGGCACTGATCCCGGCACCCGTACTCACCCTGACCTGCTCGAAACTGACCTGGCATCACCTGGTCGCGGCCCGCCGCGAGGCGCAGGTGGTCACCCGGGTGCTCGTCCTCGGCGAACCCACGGCCGCCGGTGATGTCGCGGAGCACCTCGCCGGACGCACCGAGCACCCGTACGTGGTGGTCGGCGTCGTCGCGGTCGGGGACGGCCAGGTCCGTACCGGCGCCCCCGTGGCGACCCGGCTCGGCGTCCTGATGCCGGAGGCCGCGGACGGGGACACCACCCATGTCCTGGCCGCCGTCCGTGAGTTGGAGGCCGATGTCGTCCTCGTCGCGGCCGGCCCCCTGATGGCGGGCGAACGGCTGCGGCGGCTCTCCTGGGGGCTGCACGACTCCGGTACCGAACTCGCCCTGGCCCCCGGCCTGGTGGAGTTTGCCGTGAAACGCCTGGAGACCACATCGGCGGCCGGAATGGCGCTGCTCCGGGTCGCGCCGCCGGTGCGCAGCGGTGTGCAGCAGGTCCTGAAGTCCGTCATGGACCGCGCCGGAGCGGCCTTCGGGCTGCTCGCCCTGTCGCCGTTCTTCCTCGCGATCGGCGCCGCGGTGCGGCTCACCTCGCCCGGGCCGGTGTTCTACAAGCAGGAGCGGGTCGGGCAGGGGCGAACCCCGTTCGTGATGTGGAAGTTCCGCACGATGTATCTCGACGCCGAAGCCCGCAAGGCGGAGCTGTCGCAGGCCAACGAGCACGACGGACTGATGTTCAAGATGCGGCGCGACCCCCGGGTGACCCGGGTGGGCAGACTGCTGCGCCGCACTTCGCTCGACGAACTGCCCCAGCTGATCAATGTGTTCCTCGGTTCCATGTCCCTGGTCGGACCGCGTCCGCCGCTGCCGGAGGAGGTGGCGCGGTACGGGGACGTGGAGCTGCGCCGGCTCGCCGTGCGCCCCGGGATGACCGGACTGTGGCAGATCAGCGGCCGTTCGGACCTGTCGTGGGACGAGACGGTGGAGCTCGATCTCCACTACGTGGACAACTGGTCGTTCACCAGCGATGTCGATGTCATGGCCCGTACGTTCCGCGCCGTCGTCGACGGTCGCGGAGCGTACTGACGGGCCGGCCGCATGACGTCAGTTCTGTTCCCGCCACCAGGCATACGTGGCGGCGATGCCGTCGGGCAGTGCGACGGCCGGCTTCCAGCCGAGTCCGGTCAGCCGGGACACGTCGAGGAGCTTGCGCGGTGTGCCGTCGGGCTTGCTCGTGTCCCAGGCGATCCGGCCCTCGTACCCCGTCACCTCGGCGACAGTCTCGGCGAGTTCGCGGATGGTGAGGTCCTCGCCGCAGCCGATGTTGACCGGCTCGTCGCCGTCGTAGCTGCGCAGCAGTACGGCGCAGGCGGCGGCCAGGTCGTCGACGTGCAGGAACTCCCGGCGCGGGGTCCCGGAGCCCCAGAGCACGATCTCCTCGCGGCCCTCCTCACGGGCCTCGTGGAAGCGGCGGATCAGCGCCGGCAGGACGTGCGAGGTCTCCAGGTCGAAGTTGTCGCCGGGCCCGTAGAGGTTCGTGGGCATCGCGGAGACGTAGGCGGCTCCGTACTGCTTCCGGTACGACTGGACCTGCACGATGCCGGCGATCTTGGCCAGCGCGTAGGCCTCGTTGGTGGGCTCGAGCGGGCCGGTGAGGAGCGCGTCCTCGGGGATCGGCTGGGGCGCGAGCCTCGGGTAGATGCAGGACGAGCCGAGGAAGAGCAGCCGCTCGACCCCGGCGGCGTGCGCGCCGGCGACGACCGCGAGCTGGATCTGGAGGTTCTCCTCCAGGAACTGCACGGGGTAGGTGCTGTTCGCCATGATGCCGCCCACCTTCGCGGCGGCGAGCACGACGGCGTCGGGGCGGGTCTCGGCAAGGAAGGCCGCGGTCCGGGCCGCGTCGCGCAGATCGAGCTCGGCGCGGGTCCGGGTGATCACTTCGTGCCCGTCCGCGGTCAGCCTGCGGGCGATCGCGGAGCCGACGAGGCCGCGGTGGCCCGCGACGAATATCCGGGCCCGCTCGGGCAGATACGACGGGGCTTCCGTCGGGGCGGTCGTCGATTCATTCATGGCCCGGATCATGCCAGGCCGACAGGGACCGCAGTACAGCAGATCCGGATTTAAGGCCCGGATCATATCATATCCGCAAGTTACGGACCGGCTGGGGGCCGGTCCGTTCGGGAGGGGCACCACGCATGAGCAAGACCGCACTCATCACCGGAGTCACGGGGCAGGACGGCTCGTACCTGACCGAACTGCTGCTGTCCAAGGGCTACACGGTGCACGGCCTCGTCCGTCGCTCGTCGAGCTTCAACACCGAGCGCATCGACCACGTGTACCAGGATCCGCAGCAGGCGAACCGTTCGTTCGTGCTGCACCACGCCGATCTCTCGGACGGGGTGGCGCTGGTGAACCTGCTCCGTGACATCCGCCCCGACGAGGTCTACAACCTCGGGGCACAGTCCCATGTGCGGGTCTCCTTCGACGCACCGCTGTACACGGGCGACGTGACGGGCCTGGGCGCCCTGCGGCTCCTGGAGGCGATCCGGGCGAGCGGGGTCGACACCCGGATCTACCAGGCGTCCTCCTCCGAGATGTTCGGCGCCACACCGCCGCCGCAGAACGAGCAGACGCCGTTCCACCCGCGCAGCCCGTACGGCGCCGCCAAGGTGTTCGCATACTGGACCACGGTCAACTACCGCGAGGCGTATGACATGTTCGCGGTGAACGGGATCCTGTTCAACCACGAGTCGCCGCGGAGGGGCGAGACCTTCGTGACGCGCAAGGTGACGCGGGCCGTGGCCCGCATCAAGGCCGGACTGCAGGACCGGCTGTACCTGGGCAACCTCGATGCCGTTCGCGACTGGGGGTACGCCCCCGAGTACGTCGACGCGATGTGGCGGATGCTTCAGTGCGACGAGCCGACCGACTACGTGGTGGCGACCGGAGTCCCGGCGACCGTGCGGCAGTTCGTGCAGACGGCGTTCTCCCATGTGGGGCTCGACTGGGCGGAGCACGTCCGCTACGACCCCAAGTACGAGCGCCCCAGCGAGGTCGACGCCCTGATCGGCGACGCGAGCAAGGCGCGGGACCTGCTTGGCTGGAAGCCCTCGGTTCAGGTGGACGAGTTGGCCCGGATCATGGTCGATGCCGATGTCCGTCTCGTCGAGGACCAGCTGGCCGGAGCGACGGTCCGTATCGACCGCTGATCTGCGGCTTTCTTCGAACGGCCGCTCCGGGGCGACAGCCGGGGCGGCCGTTTCACGCGATGCGCGGAGGTACGCAAGGTAGCGGATTGGCCAAATAGGCTCTCCCGCTTGTCACTTCGTCGTACAGTTCGCATTCATCAGATGGCAGTTGCACCACTTCTCGCCACATTGACTGGGCTATCACGCCTGGGGGGAACATGCGTAGATCCTGGGGGCTTACCGCTGCCCTCGTCCTGACCGTCGCGGCCGGAGCCGGAGGCTCTCTGGCCCCGACGGCCGCGGCCCTGACGCCGCCGGTGGCCTTCACCGCGGACGATCTGCCGACCTGGCAGACCAACGGCATCGTCTGGGCACTCGCCGAGGCGAACGACACCGTCTTCGTGGGCGGCACCTTCTCCGAGGTGCGCCCGCCCGAAGGCGGCACCGGCACTCCGAAGGGGGCCGTCAACTTCGCGGCGCTGGACGCGGCGACGGGCGCGCCCACCGACTGCGTTCTCTCATTCACCGTCGGCAGCGGCACCGCGACCGTGCGGACCCTGGTGGTCTCACCGGACAAGAAGACGCTGTACGCGGGCGGTTACTTCGGTGCCGTCAACGGCACGCCGGTCTCCAGCCTCGCCGCGATCGACATCGCCACCTGCACACCGAAGGCGGCCTTCACCCCGAGTTTCCCCGCCACCGTGCGGGCCCTCGCGGTCACCGACACCACCGTCTACGCGGCCGGCGACTTCGACACGGTGGAGGGACAGACCCGGCAGCGGTTCGCCGCCGTCACCACCGCCGGCGCCCTGCTGCCCTTCACCGCGAACGCCGACGAGCCGGGCCGGGCCATCGAGGTCACCCCGGACGGGCAGCACGTGCTGCTCGGTGGCGACTTCTTCACCGTGAACGGGGCCAACTCGCACGCGCTCGCCGTGGTCAACGCCACGACCGGCGCCGTGACGAAGGCGTACCCCAACGGCTGGATCCCGCAGAACTCCGTCGTCAAGGACATCGAGACGGACGCGACGGGCTTCTACACCGGCAACGAGGGCACGGGCGGCGGCGTCTTCGACGGCCGTATCGCCCTGAACCTCTCCGACTTCGAGCAACGCTGGCGCGACACCTGCCTCGGCGCCACCCAGGCGGTCCGCTCCTACCAGGGTGTGCTCTACAGCGCCTCGCACGCCCACGACTGCTCCAGCGTCGGCGAGTTCCCGGACGGGCGCCGCTACCACCTGCTCGCCCAGCCGACGACGTCGACCGGCAAGCTCGGCTGGTTCCCGGACACCAACGACGGCCTCGGCGAGGGCATCGGACCGCGCGCCTTCACCATCTCCGGCACCGGGACGACCAAGTACCTCTGGGTGGGCGGAGAGTTCACCACCACGAACGGTGCCCCCGCCCAGGGTCTGACCCGCTTCGCCTCCGGCCCCGACACCGGCGCGCCGACCGTGCCGACGGTGAGCGCCGCTGCGGTGACCCCGAACGCGGTGCAGGTCCGCTGGCGCTCCAGCCTCGACCTGGACGACTCGACGCTGACGTACAAGGTCTACCGCAACGGCGCCGCGACCCCGATCGCGACCGTCCAGGGCGACTCGCTGCACTGGTCTCGCCCCCAGGTCTCGTTCAAGGACACCACCGTGACCCCGGGCCAGACCTACACCTACCGGGTGACGGCCGGTGACGCGGACGGCAACACCAGCGCCCTGTCCGCGACGTCGACGGTGACGGTCCCGACCTCGCCGGAGCCGTACGCCTCCCAGGTGATCGCCGACGGCGCCGGGCTCTACTGGCGCTTCGACGAGTCCACCACGCCGTACGCCGCCGACTCCTCCAACGGGAACAACAGCGGCCTGTACGTCAACGCGCCCGTCCTGCGCCAGACCCCGGCCGCCGTCAGCGGAGCCTCCACCGCGGTCGCGCTCAACGGCACGGACGAGCAGATCCACAGCGACCGGCGTCAGGAGGTGACCGGCTCGTTCACCATCGAGACGTGGTTCAAGACGACCACGAACCGTGGTGGCAAGCTGATCGGCTTCGGCAACAACACGACGCGGAACAGCGGTAGCTACGACAAGCACCTCTACATGACGAACACCGGCAACGTGGTGTTCGGCGTCTACACCGGCTCGGCCCGGACACTGACGTCGCTGGGCTCGTACAACAACGGTGCCTGGCACCACGCGGTGGGCACGCAGGGGCCGGACGGCATGAAGCTGTACGTCGACGGCAAGCTGCTGGCGTCCAACAACGTCACCACCAACCAGCAGTACCCGGGTTACTGGCACGTCGGCGCGGACAACCTCTCCGGCTGGCCGCTGCGTCCGACGAGCACCTTCCTCGCCGGCCAGCTCGACGAGGCGGCGGTCTACCCGACGGCGCTCACCGCGGCGCAGGTCGCCAAGCACCACAGCCTGGCCTCCGCGCCGGCCGACACGGTCACCTTGGTCACCGCGTCGGAGGACACCTACGCCAACGCCGGCGCCCCCGGCACCAACTACGGCACGTCCAGCTCCATGGCCGTGCGCGGTACGGCGGCGTACGAGTCCTACCTGCGGTTCACGCTGCCGGCCGCCCCGGCGGGCACCGTCCTCAAGAGCGCCCGGCTCGCGGTGAAGACCACCACGATGGCGGGCGCGGGTTCGGCCGACAGCCAGTCCGTCGTGCCGGTCACGGGTGCCTGGACCGAGGCCGCGCTGACGTACACCAACCGCCCGGCGCTCGCCGCCAGTCCGATCGGGACGCTCAGCGGTGCCACGGACGGCTCGGCCGTCTACTCGGCGGCGCTGGACGCCTCGGCGATCTCGGCGGCGCTCGGCGGCTCGTACAGCGTCGCGCTGACCAGCACCGGGACCGATCCGCTGTGGCTCTGGTCGTCCGAGGCGGCGGCCGCGGAGGGCACTCCGCAGCTGGTGCTGACCTTCGGCGCCCCGTAGCCGGTGCGCTGAACCGTCCATCCCAGGATGCGGGGCCCGGTCCACCGGGCCCCGCATCCGACGTACCACGGGAGTTCCCCCATGCGTCGTCCACTTCACCGGCGCCCGGCAGCGGCGGCGGCCGCCCTGCTGACCGCACTGCTCACCCTCTCCGCCTGCTCCTCGGGCGGTGACGGCTCCGACGGCGCGCCGCAGGCCGCCACGCCCACGCGCTCGGCGGCCGTGCCCGACCGGCAGGCCGAGGCGGAGCCCACCGGCCCCACCCCCTCCCCGACCAAGGGACCCGTCGTTCCCGATGCCGAACTCAAGCCCGTCACGGGCTCGTTCACCACGGAACAGAAGAAGTACCTGAGCGGGCGGGTGCCCAAGAACACGGATCCGGCCGCCGTGCTCCAGACCGGCCAGGAGTCCTGTCAGCGTCTGGAGCGCACCGCCAAGCGCGACAAGGACGCGGCGGTGGGCGCCCTCGTCGCCGGGGACATCCCGGACGCCGAGGCCGCCGTGAACCATCTGTGCCCGGCGCAGAAGCCTCTGCTCACGACGGCGAGGAGCGGGTTCCCCGACGGCACGGCCACGCAGCCGAAGGCCGGCACGTACCGTGCGCTGACCACCGACCCGTCGTGCACCTGGCGGGCCCTGGGCAAGGACGGGAAGGTGCTCGCCTCGGGTCCGGCGCTCGGCGCGAAGGGCCCGGTGAAGGCCGCCGTCCCCGCGGGGACGGCGGAGTTCGTCTCCTCTTCCTGCTACGCCTGGCTGCCGGCCTGATCCACACGGACCGACTCGTACACCCCGAGCAGGGTGTCGAGGACGGCCTCCATCGAGAACGCCTCCGTGGCCAGCTTCCGGGCCGCCACGGAGGCGCTGTCGTTAGCGTGGCGGTCCAGCAGCGCGGTGACGGCCGGGGCGATGCCCGCGGGGTCCGTGACCACGCGTCCCGCGCCGGCCTCCTCGATGTCGCGGGCGAGGCCGTTGGAGTCAGTGACGACGGCGGGTGTGCCGACCGACAGCGCCTCCAGGACGGACATCGGGAACGGCTCGTCGACAGAGGGCAGGACGTACACGTGCGCCCTGCGCATCTCCTCCAGCATCCGCTCGGCCGACAGTGGTCCCGGCCGGTCCACCCGATCGCCGACTCCCAGCTCGGCGACGAGCGCGTCGACGGCCGCCCGCTCGCCCTCGTCGGGCCCCGCGAGGACGAACGTGGCGTCGGGATGGTGGCGCAGGATCTCCGGGACCGCCGCGACGAAGTCCGTGGGGCGCTTGCGGGACTGCAACCGGGCCGCGTAGAGGATGCGGGGCGGGCCGGCGGGTGCCGGGCGCGGCTCCTGGGCGGGTACGCCGTTGACGAGTCGTACGGCCCGGTCGAGCGGACCGCCGACGACGGCGTCCAGGTCCTTGCGCTCACGGCCCGTCAGATGGAGGACGGCGGAGGCACCGCGCATCACGCGCCGGACCGCGACCGCGTCCAGGATCCTGGCCAGGATCTTCTCGCTCGGATCGACCATGCCGTGCGTCTGGAGCACGAGCGGCCGGCCGGCCCGCAGCGCGGCCAGCGCCACGGGCAGGGTCACCAGGTCGCGGGCGAGGTGGACATGGACCACATCGGCGTCCCTGACCAGCGCGCCCGCCCCGGCGAGCAGCGCGGGCGAGGTGATGCCGCTGAAGCCGAGCGGGAGGATCGAGCGGGCCCGGTAGAGCCGGGCGGGCACTCCGTCGACCTCCGTCGGAAGCCGCTCACCGAAGCCGTCGCCCAGGGCCACCAGGCGTGCCTGGTGGCCGCGTTCGGCCAGTCCGCGGCAGAGGTTGACCGCCACTCTGACCGGGCCGCCGAAGGCGTGGGTGGGACTGTGCAGGGTGACCGCGTGCAGGACGCGCAGGCCGCTCACGCGGGCACCGGGACCGGACGGCGGCCGTCGGCCGTGTGCAGCGTGAGCTCGGGCAGGTCCTTGTGCAGGGTCGTGCCGGCGGCGACGACCGCGTGGCGGCCGACGGTGACCCCGGCGAGGACGGTGGCGCGGGTCGCGACCCAGGCGCCGTCCTCGACGGTGATCGGGGCGTTGCGGTAGCGGAAGTCGGCGGCCCGGTGGTCATGGCTGCCGGTGCACAGCAGCGCCTCCTGGGAGACACAGACGTGGGCGCCGAGCGTGACGGGCTCCAGGTTCAGCAGCCAGGCGCCCTCGCCGATCCATGTGTGGTCGCCGACGGTCAGCTTCCACGGCCACAGGATCCTGACCCGG contains:
- a CDS encoding DUF350 domain-containing protein, giving the protein MSDIVNGLGRATAYGALGVVLLILGIVLVDLLTPGKLGRQIWEERNRNAATLLSSALLGVGGIVFTSIWTTYDDFGKGLASTAAFGLLGLAMMAVAFLVVDLVTPGKLGATLVDPQPHPAVWVTASCNIAVSAIVSASIA
- a CDS encoding GDP-L-fucose synthase encodes the protein MNESTTAPTEAPSYLPERARIFVAGHRGLVGSAIARRLTADGHEVITRTRAELDLRDAARTAAFLAETRPDAVVLAAAKVGGIMANSTYPVQFLEENLQIQLAVVAGAHAAGVERLLFLGSSCIYPRLAPQPIPEDALLTGPLEPTNEAYALAKIAGIVQVQSYRKQYGAAYVSAMPTNLYGPGDNFDLETSHVLPALIRRFHEAREEGREEIVLWGSGTPRREFLHVDDLAAACAVLLRSYDGDEPVNIGCGEDLTIRELAETVAEVTGYEGRIAWDTSKPDGTPRKLLDVSRLTGLGWKPAVALPDGIAATYAWWREQN
- a CDS encoding glycoside hydrolase family 71 protein; the encoded protein is MADKPSARPHRAPGHRRLLPGLALGVLLLGAWAGIGTAGALRDDAPAEPASTPPAAYSTALPFDLPPPRELRRSGKLVFAHYFTPYPLSLDNEPADRDYYSRNYLTPNGEKGKHRAYGGLLRDRPLPAAPEAGNWGLAHLRQEIRTARDAGLDGFTLDLLSESGRNRDRAELLLRAAREEDPGFRIQLMPDMTSLSTTPASLADTLARLARHPSAHRLPDGRLVVSPFKAEEKDPDWWRSMMRELESRHGIRTALVPLFLDFTPEHERYAAISHGFSEWGARSANRQDGAGAAADRARRLGKIWMQPVSVQDARPNQGVYDEAGNTETLRASWGAAIDSGADWVQLTTWNDYSEGTHFAPSLHNGYAYLDLTSYYLTRFKTGAWPKIVRDTLYLTSRVQFVDATPPTARQPRLIEPRRGTATPRDTVEVVSFLTAPAQVRTTTGTTDSAYQAPPGVHAHLLPLRTGHSSATAVRAGKTTTTVTTRYPVRRPIDKQDLQYYAVTSGRSQR
- a CDS encoding LamG-like jellyroll fold domain-containing protein — encoded protein: MRRSWGLTAALVLTVAAGAGGSLAPTAAALTPPVAFTADDLPTWQTNGIVWALAEANDTVFVGGTFSEVRPPEGGTGTPKGAVNFAALDAATGAPTDCVLSFTVGSGTATVRTLVVSPDKKTLYAGGYFGAVNGTPVSSLAAIDIATCTPKAAFTPSFPATVRALAVTDTTVYAAGDFDTVEGQTRQRFAAVTTAGALLPFTANADEPGRAIEVTPDGQHVLLGGDFFTVNGANSHALAVVNATTGAVTKAYPNGWIPQNSVVKDIETDATGFYTGNEGTGGGVFDGRIALNLSDFEQRWRDTCLGATQAVRSYQGVLYSASHAHDCSSVGEFPDGRRYHLLAQPTTSTGKLGWFPDTNDGLGEGIGPRAFTISGTGTTKYLWVGGEFTTTNGAPAQGLTRFASGPDTGAPTVPTVSAAAVTPNAVQVRWRSSLDLDDSTLTYKVYRNGAATPIATVQGDSLHWSRPQVSFKDTTVTPGQTYTYRVTAGDADGNTSALSATSTVTVPTSPEPYASQVIADGAGLYWRFDESTTPYAADSSNGNNSGLYVNAPVLRQTPAAVSGASTAVALNGTDEQIHSDRRQEVTGSFTIETWFKTTTNRGGKLIGFGNNTTRNSGSYDKHLYMTNTGNVVFGVYTGSARTLTSLGSYNNGAWHHAVGTQGPDGMKLYVDGKLLASNNVTTNQQYPGYWHVGADNLSGWPLRPTSTFLAGQLDEAAVYPTALTAAQVAKHHSLASAPADTVTLVTASEDTYANAGAPGTNYGTSSSMAVRGTAAYESYLRFTLPAAPAGTVLKSARLAVKTTTMAGAGSADSQSVVPVTGAWTEAALTYTNRPALAASPIGTLSGATDGSAVYSAALDASAISAALGGSYSVALTSTGTDPLWLWSSEAAAAEGTPQLVLTFGAP
- a CDS encoding DoxX family protein, producing the protein MTTLNRRDLGLLVLRVGTGAVLAAHGTQKLFGWFGGGGIEGTAQGMAAMGFSPPRESAIAAGLGEAGGGALLALGLATPAAGAAAAGAMAGAVAVHLPAGFFAQSGGFEYPAFLGFTAAAIGITGAGRYSLDHATGHVVDRPWVVATAFLASALAAAAVVGRRAQAQDDAAEPSEPDA
- a CDS encoding sugar transferase; amino-acid sequence: MATPPHPRAKARWYPVVALTVDILGVGLPTALIMGVERQPYAYLSALVAALCWVAVRALRRRYARRELGESRGSLPVLHDWLILLGVLAVLRAAADLHHPALLCLAALIPAPVLTLTCSKLTWHHLVAARREAQVVTRVLVLGEPTAAGDVAEHLAGRTEHPYVVVGVVAVGDGQVRTGAPVATRLGVLMPEAADGDTTHVLAAVRELEADVVLVAAGPLMAGERLRRLSWGLHDSGTELALAPGLVEFAVKRLETTSAAGMALLRVAPPVRSGVQQVLKSVMDRAGAAFGLLALSPFFLAIGAAVRLTSPGPVFYKQERVGQGRTPFVMWKFRTMYLDAEARKAELSQANEHDGLMFKMRRDPRVTRVGRLLRRTSLDELPQLINVFLGSMSLVGPRPPLPEEVARYGDVELRRLAVRPGMTGLWQISGRSDLSWDETVELDLHYVDNWSFTSDVDVMARTFRAVVDGRGAY
- the gmd gene encoding GDP-mannose 4,6-dehydratase, translated to MSKTALITGVTGQDGSYLTELLLSKGYTVHGLVRRSSSFNTERIDHVYQDPQQANRSFVLHHADLSDGVALVNLLRDIRPDEVYNLGAQSHVRVSFDAPLYTGDVTGLGALRLLEAIRASGVDTRIYQASSSEMFGATPPPQNEQTPFHPRSPYGAAKVFAYWTTVNYREAYDMFAVNGILFNHESPRRGETFVTRKVTRAVARIKAGLQDRLYLGNLDAVRDWGYAPEYVDAMWRMLQCDEPTDYVVATGVPATVRQFVQTAFSHVGLDWAEHVRYDPKYERPSEVDALIGDASKARDLLGWKPSVQVDELARIMVDADVRLVEDQLAGATVRIDR